The following is a genomic window from Paenibacillus sp. FSL R5-0766.
ACAATAACAGACGTTTTGACATCCGAGTCATGATACAGCTAAGCCCGACCAAACATTGGGAAGCTACCGGAATCATCGGCCGACTGGGCCATCCAAAGAAAATCGTAACCAATTATCATAGTGGTGGAACACCGATGGATATTCACAAGCTGCTAAAATCACATGCATCCACCAAACGCAGGAATGAACTGATTCAAGAGATGAATGAGCTTAGCCTGCGCATAGCTCGTCATATGAAAAAAAAGTACCCGTATCTAATGCAAATCGGTGTAGATATCGGCCTTGACCACAGTCTGAAACCCTGGATTATTGAAGTAAATGTCAAACCTGACCCATATATATTCAATCAATTAAAGGACAAGACGATGTATCGCAAGGTAATACGATATTACCGCCATGCTTTCCCCAAAAAAACAAAATAACAGACTGGACTTTT
Proteins encoded in this region:
- a CDS encoding YheC/YheD family protein yields the protein MGVDKLQPLRSKWLKTKLIINNELIKPFIPDTQKYNKTNLKSMISKYGMVYVKPERGTFGMGVIKAEMESHQHFVYQIEQKRLTFDSFESFYNSLTRLVNKRSYLIQRGIHLLKHNNRRFDIRVMIQLSPTKHWEATGIIGRLGHPKKIVTNYHSGGTPMDIHKLLKSHASTKRRNELIQEMNELSLRIARHMKKKYPYLMQIGVDIGLDHSLKPWIIEVNVKPDPYIFNQLKDKTMYRKVIRYYRHAFPKKTK